One part of the Ruegeria sp. AD91A genome encodes these proteins:
- the paaK gene encoding phenylacetate--CoA ligase PaaK, whose protein sequence is MEDLSPNKADLDPIEIASVDEIRATQLERLKWSVRHAYENVSMYKQRFDESGVHPDDLQQLSDLAKFPFTYKNDLRDNYPFGLFAVPRSQIIRLHASSGTTGKPTVVGYTKNDIDNWADLGARSLRASGLRKGDMVHNAYGYGLFTGGLGAHYGIERLGATVVPMSGGQTEKQVNLINDFRPDGIMVTPSYMLNILEQFHKVGLDPRESSLKVGVFGAEPWTDAMRAEVEAAFDMHAVDIYGLSEIMGPGVANECVETKDGPVIWEDHFLPEIIDPATGEVLPDGETGELVFTTLTKEGLPMIRYRTRDLTCLLPGTARSMRRMAKITGRSDDMMILRGVNVFPSQIEEQVMATGGLAPYYQIELYKSGRMDAMRVFVESSPDSTDELSKTAAARMLTKRIKDVVGVSTEIVVGDPGDVERSQGKAKRVVDNRDKE, encoded by the coding sequence ATGGAAGACCTTTCCCCAAACAAAGCGGATCTGGACCCGATCGAGATCGCCTCGGTCGACGAAATCCGTGCGACGCAGCTTGAACGCCTCAAATGGTCCGTACGCCACGCCTATGAAAACGTGTCGATGTACAAGCAACGGTTCGACGAATCCGGTGTGCATCCTGACGATCTTCAGCAGCTCTCGGATCTGGCGAAGTTTCCGTTCACGTACAAGAATGATCTACGTGACAACTATCCGTTCGGCCTGTTCGCCGTTCCACGCAGCCAGATCATTCGTCTGCACGCCTCGTCCGGTACGACAGGCAAACCGACGGTGGTGGGCTACACAAAAAACGACATCGACAATTGGGCGGATCTGGGCGCAAGGTCCCTGCGCGCATCGGGGTTGCGTAAAGGTGACATGGTGCACAACGCCTATGGTTATGGGTTGTTCACCGGCGGTCTTGGCGCACATTACGGGATCGAGCGGCTTGGCGCGACCGTCGTCCCCATGTCCGGCGGGCAAACCGAAAAGCAAGTCAACCTGATCAACGACTTCCGGCCCGACGGGATCATGGTTACGCCCTCCTATATGCTCAATATCCTTGAGCAGTTCCACAAGGTGGGACTCGACCCGCGTGAAAGCTCGCTGAAGGTTGGTGTGTTCGGTGCTGAACCCTGGACTGACGCCATGCGTGCCGAAGTCGAGGCTGCGTTTGATATGCACGCGGTCGATATCTATGGCCTGTCCGAAATCATGGGGCCCGGGGTGGCCAATGAATGCGTTGAAACCAAGGACGGGCCGGTGATCTGGGAAGATCACTTCCTGCCTGAAATCATTGATCCCGCAACCGGAGAGGTCTTGCCCGATGGCGAAACCGGCGAGTTGGTGTTCACGACCCTGACCAAGGAGGGGTTGCCGATGATACGCTATCGAACCCGCGACCTGACCTGCCTGCTGCCGGGTACAGCACGGTCCATGCGCCGCATGGCCAAGATCACCGGTCGCAGCGACGACATGATGATCCTGCGCGGTGTCAACGTCTTTCCCAGCCAGATTGAAGAACAGGTCATGGCAACAGGGGGCCTTGCCCCTTATTATCAGATCGAGCTGTACAAATCCGGCCGCATGGACGCCATGCGTGTTTTTGTTGAATCGTCCCCGGATTCCACCGACGAACTGTCCAAGACAGCCGCAGCACGGATGCTGACGAAGCGGATCAAGGACGTCGTTGGCGTCTCAACGGAAATTGTTGTAGGTGACCCCGGCGACGTCGAACGCTCTCAGGGCAAGGCGAAGCGCGTCGTCGACAATCGCGATAAGGAATAA
- a CDS encoding TetR/AcrR family transcriptional regulator: MARTIAKDHDQKREQILKTAAKVFADQGFDRASMTLLAKECGISKANIYHYYDSKDAILYDILETYLRELRDRICNVDLNGLTPEQKLRKAVREILFAYQGADDEHRVQISGMSALTEEQQKLLRGYQLELVNFVRDILNELSPGAFNDNRDKLRGATMSVFGMLNWYYMWNTGAGSRAREDYADLVSTLTVHGIHKL, translated from the coding sequence GTGGCCCGTACAATCGCTAAAGACCACGACCAGAAGCGGGAACAAATCCTTAAAACGGCAGCCAAAGTGTTCGCCGACCAAGGGTTTGATCGCGCCTCCATGACCCTGTTGGCAAAAGAGTGCGGGATTTCCAAGGCAAACATCTACCACTACTATGACAGCAAGGATGCCATCCTGTATGACATCCTCGAAACCTACCTGCGCGAGCTTCGCGACCGCATCTGCAATGTGGACCTGAATGGCCTCACGCCTGAGCAGAAGCTGCGGAAAGCGGTACGCGAAATCCTGTTTGCCTACCAAGGCGCAGATGACGAACACCGGGTGCAGATCAGCGGCATGAGCGCATTGACCGAGGAACAACAGAAGCTTCTGCGCGGGTATCAGCTGGAATTGGTGAATTTTGTGCGCGACATCCTGAATGAACTGTCTCCGGGAGCCTTCAACGACAACAGGGACAAGCTGCGCGGCGCCACGATGTCAGTTTTTGGGATGCTGAACTGGTATTACATGTGGAACACCGGAGCAGGGTCCAGGGCCCGCGAAGACTATGCTGATCTGGTCAGCACTCTGACCGTCCATGGTATCCACAAGCTTTAG
- a CDS encoding aldolase/citrate lyase family protein: protein MPAPSNTFKAALTSGTPLIGCWVGLANAYTAEIAATAQFDWLLVDGEHAPNDLRSILEQVRVIEGSGSTPVARLPIGETWMIKQYLDAGVQNILVPMVESGDQARELVRAVQYPPRGVRGVGSALARASRFAAIPDYLKTADEQICLLVQVENRPGLEALDDILATEVDGVFIGPSDLAADMGHIGNAGHPDVIEAVLDAIQRIVAAGKAAGILSLDPVMQRKCLDLGATFVATDIDVTLFAKAIRAAAADGLSLLPDQVASGIAQTGAASKYLQQLCKHWSHKAQVTFDETRGSVSFPDGNRVTLSASASSLAVTAATRARGDLAGWQRVIEAHLARFAFREEFRIDWSG, encoded by the coding sequence ATGCCCGCGCCAAGCAATACGTTCAAGGCCGCGCTGACGTCGGGAACCCCTTTGATCGGGTGCTGGGTCGGCTTGGCCAATGCCTACACCGCCGAGATCGCCGCGACCGCGCAGTTTGACTGGCTGCTGGTCGACGGAGAGCATGCACCAAACGATTTGCGCTCGATCCTCGAGCAAGTGAGAGTGATTGAAGGATCTGGCAGTACCCCCGTCGCACGCCTGCCGATTGGCGAGACCTGGATGATCAAGCAATATCTCGATGCCGGCGTGCAGAACATTTTGGTGCCGATGGTGGAAAGCGGCGATCAGGCGCGCGAACTGGTGCGGGCCGTGCAGTATCCACCTCGTGGCGTTCGGGGTGTGGGTTCCGCCTTGGCGCGGGCCTCGCGTTTTGCAGCTATACCGGACTATCTGAAAACGGCGGACGAGCAGATCTGTCTTTTGGTGCAGGTCGAAAACAGGCCTGGGCTGGAGGCGCTGGACGACATTCTGGCGACCGAAGTCGATGGGGTGTTCATCGGCCCGTCGGATTTGGCCGCAGATATGGGCCATATCGGCAATGCCGGGCACCCGGACGTGATCGAGGCCGTGCTAGATGCGATCCAGCGCATCGTTGCGGCAGGCAAGGCAGCAGGGATATTGTCGCTGGATCCGGTCATGCAGCGAAAATGTCTGGATCTGGGGGCAACATTCGTGGCCACTGATATCGATGTGACCTTGTTTGCCAAGGCGATCCGGGCCGCTGCCGCTGATGGGCTCAGCCTGCTGCCCGATCAGGTGGCTTCGGGAATTGCGCAGACAGGCGCGGCGTCGAAATACCTGCAACAGCTTTGCAAACACTGGTCGCACAAGGCCCAGGTAACATTCGATGAAACGCGGGGCAGTGTGAGCTTTCCAGACGGGAACCGCGTCACCCTTTCAGCAAGCGCTTCCAGCCTGGCCGTAACCGCCGCCACCAGGGCGCGCGGTGATCTGGCCGGATGGCAACGGGTAATTGAGGCTCATCTGGCGCGTTTTGCCTTTCGGGAAGAGTTCCGCATTGACTGGTCAGGATGA
- the hpaH gene encoding 2-oxo-hept-4-ene-1,7-dioate hydratase, producing MTPEDHVRAAADLLQAERTHEQIGLLSLRHPEMDMDDAYDVQKAIYRQKLSEGRKVIGWKIGLTSKAMQCALNIDIPDSGILFDDMVFEQGATVPAGRFIQPRIEAEIALVMKSAIGGENVSREEIIAATDYVAPSIEILDTRIQRVDPETGKARTVFDTISDNAANAGIVLGAERHPVDAFDLRWVGALTFRNGEIEETGLGAGVLNDPVESVVWLARRMAQYGQSIAPGQVILSGSFIRPVECPSGTEIHADFGPFGSVDINFA from the coding sequence ATGACGCCCGAAGACCATGTGCGCGCGGCCGCTGACCTTTTGCAGGCAGAACGCACGCATGAACAGATTGGCCTGCTCAGTCTGCGCCACCCCGAGATGGACATGGATGACGCTTACGATGTGCAGAAAGCCATCTATCGCCAGAAACTGTCCGAAGGGCGCAAAGTGATTGGGTGGAAGATCGGCCTGACTTCGAAAGCCATGCAATGCGCGCTGAACATCGACATTCCTGATAGTGGGATTCTGTTTGACGACATGGTGTTTGAACAGGGTGCCACCGTTCCGGCCGGGCGATTCATTCAGCCCCGGATCGAGGCTGAAATTGCCTTGGTGATGAAATCGGCCATTGGCGGAGAAAACGTGTCCCGCGAAGAAATCATCGCTGCGACGGATTACGTCGCGCCGTCCATCGAAATTCTGGATACACGGATTCAACGTGTGGATCCTGAAACCGGCAAGGCCCGCACGGTGTTTGACACTATCAGTGATAATGCCGCCAATGCAGGTATCGTTCTGGGTGCAGAACGTCATCCGGTCGATGCTTTTGATCTGCGATGGGTTGGTGCGCTGACCTTCCGCAATGGTGAAATCGAAGAAACCGGTCTGGGCGCGGGGGTGCTGAACGATCCGGTCGAAAGCGTCGTCTGGCTGGCGCGCCGTATGGCGCAATACGGTCAAAGCATCGCGCCGGGCCAGGTTATTCTGTCAGGCAGCTTTATCCGCCCGGTCGAATGCCCCTCGGGAACAGAAATCCACGCGGATTTCGGGCCGTTCGGCTCAGTCGATATCAATTTCGCCTGA
- a CDS encoding fumarylacetoacetate hydrolase family protein, producing the protein MKFATFFSGDERFFGAITDGGAIALNPVFPEYASLYEVIAAGAFDQLAEAADGKPVTHSEFTYDMVMPDARRILCVGVNFPDRNAEYKDGSVQPKHMSLFPRFASGFTGHNRPLIRPPENHTLDYEGEVAIVIGKAGRRIPQQDAYDHIAALTLCNEGTIRDWVRHAKFNVTQGKNWDRSGAIGPWLVPFTDAAQLDEARLQTRVNGELRQDDTLNRMMFPIRREIEYISTFMTLLPGDIIVTGTPTGAGARFDPPKYLAPGDVVEVSVEGIGTLRNTVEDEKA; encoded by the coding sequence ATGAAGTTTGCTACTTTCTTTTCGGGTGATGAGCGTTTTTTTGGGGCAATCACCGACGGTGGTGCAATTGCTTTGAATCCGGTCTTCCCCGAATACGCCAGCCTCTACGAGGTGATCGCTGCCGGTGCATTTGATCAACTGGCAGAAGCCGCCGACGGCAAACCTGTCACCCATTCCGAGTTTACATATGACATGGTGATGCCGGATGCGCGACGTATCCTTTGCGTCGGGGTGAACTTTCCCGACCGGAATGCGGAATACAAGGATGGCAGCGTGCAGCCAAAACACATGTCGCTGTTCCCGCGTTTCGCCAGTGGGTTTACCGGCCATAACCGGCCTTTGATCCGCCCGCCGGAAAACCACACGCTGGATTACGAAGGCGAAGTGGCCATCGTGATTGGCAAGGCGGGCCGTCGCATTCCGCAGCAGGACGCGTATGACCACATCGCCGCGCTGACGCTGTGTAATGAAGGAACCATTCGCGACTGGGTTCGGCACGCCAAATTCAATGTCACCCAAGGCAAGAACTGGGACCGCTCTGGGGCCATCGGCCCGTGGCTGGTTCCTTTCACGGATGCGGCCCAGCTGGATGAGGCGCGTCTTCAAACCCGCGTGAATGGTGAGTTGCGGCAGGATGATACACTGAACCGCATGATGTTCCCGATCCGGCGCGAGATTGAATATATTTCGACTTTCATGACGCTTCTGCCTGGCGATATCATTGTGACCGGTACACCGACCGGGGCGGGCGCGCGGTTCGACCCGCCGAAATATCTGGCACCCGGTGATGTGGTCGAGGTCTCGGTCGAAGGCATCGGTACGCTGCGAAACACGGTTGAGGATGAAAAGGCATGA